GCTTTAACACCTCCTGTTGCCTGGGAGTCAATTTTCCGGAAAGTTCGGTCCCCGGCATCCCATCCATTTGGGCAAGAACCGCATTCTGGACCTCCTCAGGAATGAGGGGAGAGAGATATTTCCGGTTTTCCTGAACTTGTTGAATCGCTGATAACAATTCGTTCCCTGCCGTTTGCTTCGGGACATACCCTTCACCGCCACTACGGAACGCCTCCATGATAAAGGTAGGTTCTAAATGCATGGAAACAAAAATTATTTTAATTGATGGACATATCGTTTTTAACATTAGAGCAGCTTCGTATCCGTTTTGATCCGGCATTGAGATGTCCATGAGAAGAATGTCGGGCTTGGTTTGTCGGATTTGGCCGGCCAAATCACTTGCGGTATGGGCCTCCCCAACGATGTCGTGATAGGGTTCAAGCAATTTTTTACAGCTCTCTAATACAAGAATATGATCGTCAACAAGGAATAATCGTGCCCGCTTCGTTGTATTCATACTCTAATAACGTCTGGTAGGTGACATTTCTCCCAGATAGCTCATGCGAATTGAAGACCCCGAATCTCATGGCCTAAAAAACGTTCCACTTTAACATTTCCCAACATTTTCTTCTCCATACCGTTCTCTCCGTACTTTAATGTAGCCAGGATTGGCTTTTTCGCCAACTGGACAAAACCCTTGGATAATTGATTGTAATTATGACTGAATTAATGAATCCAGGGCCGCGAAGGGTTTGTTGAATATTTGGTGGTGGTTGATATTGAACAAGAAGGATTGGCGGAATTTTCAGTAT
Above is a window of Candidatus Nitrospira neomarina DNA encoding:
- a CDS encoding response regulator transcription factor, giving the protein MNTTKRARLFLVDDHILVLESCKKLLEPYHDIVGEAHTASDLAGQIRQTKPDILLMDISMPDQNGYEAALMLKTICPSIKIIFVSMHLEPTFIMEAFRSGGEGYVPKQTAGNELLSAIQQVQENRKYLSPLIPEEVQNAVLAQMDGMPGTELSGKLTPRQQEVLKLVAQGFSAKDIANLLAISQSTVAFHKMQIVQALGLHSKADLTKYAVKLGISSLD